One window of Novosphingobium sp. 9U genomic DNA carries:
- the xdhA gene encoding xanthine dehydrogenase small subunit produces the protein MTVRFLVDGEVIALDEVDPTATLLDHLRYRLRRTGTKEGCAEGDCGACTVLVGELQPNAVAWRAVNACVTFLPMLHGKALMTVESLVTDGQLTPLQACMAANGSSQCGFCTPGFVMSLHGRAIGASGCELPVADVIAGNLCRCTGYGPILAAGDTVAALSQDDAALVPALQAIALHDTAGGEWHGRRWFAPRSADMLAQLLAEHPQARIVAGATDVGLWVTKGLRELDTLIFIRDVEELRAIDETPDSLTLGAAVTYAQAHAALGRLHPDMGELVRRIGGLQVRNAATIGGNIANGSPIGDGPPALIALGATLTLRSTQGRRTMPLEDYFLDYGRQDLRAGEFVESLSVPRPAPETVIHIAKLSRRFDSDISAVCGAIALTLRDGLIAEARVAFGGMAATPRRAAACEAALMGQPFTHTTMTVAGQALRQDFAPLTDVRGSADYRLEAAANLLYRLFAREQGQATSVLELEPTDG, from the coding sequence GTGACCGTGCGCTTCCTTGTCGACGGCGAGGTGATCGCGCTGGATGAGGTCGATCCGACCGCCACCCTGCTCGACCACTTGCGCTACCGCCTGCGCCGCACCGGCACCAAGGAAGGCTGCGCGGAAGGCGACTGCGGCGCCTGCACGGTGCTGGTGGGGGAGCTTCAGCCCAATGCGGTCGCATGGCGCGCGGTGAATGCCTGCGTGACGTTCCTGCCGATGCTCCATGGCAAGGCGCTGATGACTGTCGAAAGCCTGGTTACGGACGGTCAGCTCACCCCCCTGCAGGCTTGCATGGCCGCCAACGGCAGCTCGCAGTGCGGGTTCTGCACACCCGGGTTCGTCATGTCGCTGCACGGCCGCGCGATCGGTGCCAGCGGGTGCGAGTTGCCGGTAGCGGATGTGATTGCCGGCAACTTGTGCCGCTGCACCGGCTACGGGCCGATCCTGGCGGCAGGCGACACGGTCGCTGCGCTGTCGCAGGACGATGCCGCGCTGGTGCCTGCACTCCAGGCGATCGCCCTGCACGACACTGCCGGAGGCGAGTGGCACGGCCGCCGCTGGTTCGCCCCGCGCAGCGCCGACATGCTCGCGCAACTCCTTGCCGAGCACCCCCAGGCGCGCATCGTGGCGGGCGCGACCGACGTCGGGCTGTGGGTCACCAAAGGTCTGCGCGAACTCGACACGCTGATCTTCATCAGAGACGTCGAAGAACTGCGCGCGATCGACGAAACGCCCGACAGCCTGACGCTAGGCGCAGCGGTGACTTATGCTCAGGCGCACGCCGCCCTCGGCCGGCTGCACCCGGACATGGGCGAACTGGTGCGGCGGATCGGCGGCCTGCAGGTGCGCAATGCCGCCACCATTGGCGGCAACATCGCCAACGGCTCGCCGATCGGCGATGGTCCGCCCGCGCTGATCGCGCTCGGCGCCACTCTGACGCTGCGCAGCACGCAAGGCCGCCGCACCATGCCGCTGGAGGACTACTTCCTCGACTACGGCCGGCAGGACTTGCGCGCGGGCGAGTTCGTGGAGAGCCTCTCCGTGCCACGCCCCGCCCCTGAGACCGTGATCCATATCGCCAAGCTGTCGCGCCGTTTCGACAGCGACATCTCCGCCGTGTGCGGCGCGATTGCGCTTACCTTGCGCGACGGCTTGATCGCCGAAGCCCGCGTCGCGTTCGGCGGCATGGCCGCGACGCCGCGCCGGGCGGCGGCCTGCGAGGCGGCGCTGATGGGCCAACCCTTTACGCACACTACCATGACGGTAGCCGGCCAGGCCCTCCGCCAGGATTTTGCGCCGCTCACCGACGTTCGAGGGAGCGCCGACTATCGCCTTGAAGCTGCCGCCAACCTTCTGTACCGCCTTTTCGCGCGCGAGCAGGGGCAGGCGACCAGCGTGCTGGAACTCGAGCCGACCGATGGCTGA
- the xdhB gene encoding xanthine dehydrogenase molybdopterin binding subunit produces MAERDPALVLDKPSHPHDSAHLHVSGAARYADDMPEPADILHLAFGQSKQAHARIVAMDLSQVLAAEGVIAVYTAGDIPGENNVGPVAHDDRLLADGEVVFMGQPVFLVAATSQLAAREAARLGQVSYEVREALLTVDQARAAASLIEPTQHMRRGDAGAGLASAANRLAGRFAMGGQDHFYLEGQVAVATPGEDGQVHLLSSTQHPSEVQHLVANLLNLTSADVTVEVRRMGGAFGGKETQAALFAAAAALVAHRTGRPAKFRCDRDDDMVLTGKRHPFEVAYEVGFDDEGRLHALSLQLASNCGATLDLSSAINDRAMFHADNCYFVPHIAIASERLKTNTVSATAFRGFGGPQGMLAIERVIDHVAAALGRDPLDVRVINLYGPGRDLTPYDMPVADNIAPPLIARLRETSRYDARVREVEAFNAANAILKKGIALTPVKFGISFTTTHLNQAGALVHVYADGSIQVNHGGTEMGQGLYVKVAQVVADVFAVPLARVRITATRTDKVPNTSATAASSGADLNGMAAFEAAMTIRDRLAAFLARTYDCEPGHVLFTPAGVLVAGEVLEFGHVARKAHIGRVSLSSTGYYATPGIAYDRAAHKGRPFYYFAYGAAVSEVAIDTLTGEHKVLAVDILHDVGRSLNAAIDLGQIEGGFLQGQGWLTTEELVWDKTGRLLTHSPATYKIPTASDRPKRLRIDLWDGENAEPTINRSKAVGEPPFMLAISVFSALNRAIAATNPDKRDMPPLNAPATPQAILAAIARHRQGSLGA; encoded by the coding sequence ATGGCTGAACGCGACCCGGCCCTGGTGCTCGACAAGCCCTCGCACCCGCACGACAGCGCACACCTGCATGTCAGCGGCGCGGCGCGCTACGCTGATGACATGCCCGAGCCGGCGGACATACTCCATCTCGCCTTTGGCCAGAGCAAACAGGCGCATGCCCGCATCGTCGCGATGGACCTGTCCCAGGTCCTCGCCGCGGAGGGCGTGATCGCAGTCTATACCGCAGGCGACATCCCGGGCGAGAACAACGTCGGCCCCGTCGCGCACGACGACCGGCTGCTGGCCGATGGCGAGGTCGTGTTCATGGGCCAGCCGGTGTTCCTCGTCGCCGCGACGAGCCAGCTTGCGGCGCGCGAGGCCGCACGGTTGGGGCAAGTTTCCTACGAAGTGCGCGAAGCGTTGCTGACCGTCGACCAGGCACGTGCCGCCGCCTCGCTGATCGAGCCGACCCAGCACATGCGCCGCGGCGATGCCGGGGCCGGTCTGGCAAGCGCCGCAAATCGGCTCGCCGGCCGCTTCGCTATGGGCGGGCAGGATCATTTCTACCTTGAAGGCCAGGTCGCCGTCGCGACTCCGGGCGAGGACGGGCAGGTGCACCTGCTCAGTTCGACTCAGCACCCCAGCGAAGTGCAGCACCTGGTCGCCAACCTGCTCAACCTCACCTCGGCCGACGTGACCGTCGAAGTGCGGCGCATGGGCGGTGCGTTTGGGGGCAAGGAAACGCAGGCCGCGCTGTTCGCCGCCGCCGCCGCGCTCGTCGCGCATCGCACCGGCCGCCCCGCCAAGTTCCGCTGCGATCGCGACGACGACATGGTCCTGACCGGCAAGCGCCACCCCTTCGAAGTCGCCTACGAAGTCGGCTTCGACGACGAGGGCCGCTTGCACGCGCTATCCCTGCAGCTTGCCTCGAACTGCGGTGCAACGCTCGACTTGTCCTCCGCCATCAACGACCGCGCGATGTTCCATGCGGACAACTGCTACTTCGTGCCTCACATCGCCATCGCGTCGGAGCGGCTGAAGACCAACACCGTGTCCGCGACCGCGTTCCGTGGCTTCGGTGGCCCGCAAGGCATGCTGGCGATCGAACGCGTGATCGATCACGTAGCCGCCGCCCTCGGCCGCGACCCGCTCGATGTGCGCGTGATCAACCTCTACGGGCCCGGCCGCGACTTGACCCCCTACGACATGCCGGTGGCCGACAACATCGCCCCGCCACTCATCGCGCGGCTGCGCGAGACGTCCCGCTACGACGCGCGCGTTCGCGAGGTGGAAGCGTTCAATGCCGCCAACGCGATCCTGAAAAAGGGCATCGCACTCACCCCGGTGAAGTTCGGCATCAGCTTCACGACCACCCACCTCAACCAGGCGGGCGCGCTGGTGCACGTCTATGCCGACGGCTCCATCCAGGTGAACCACGGCGGCACCGAGATGGGCCAAGGGCTCTACGTGAAGGTGGCGCAAGTGGTGGCGGACGTGTTCGCAGTGCCGCTTGCGCGCGTGCGCATCACCGCCACCCGGACCGACAAGGTTCCCAACACCTCGGCCACCGCAGCCTCGTCGGGTGCGGACCTCAATGGCATGGCCGCGTTTGAGGCGGCAATGACGATCCGCGACCGGCTCGCCGCCTTCCTTGCGCGAACATACGACTGCGAGCCTGGCCATGTGCTGTTCACTCCGGCCGGCGTGCTGGTGGCGGGCGAAGTGCTGGAGTTCGGCCATGTCGCGCGCAAGGCGCACATCGGCCGCGTGTCCCTATCTTCGACCGGATACTATGCGACACCCGGCATCGCCTACGACCGGGCCGCGCACAAAGGCCGTCCGTTCTACTACTTCGCCTATGGCGCCGCCGTGTCGGAAGTCGCGATCGACACCCTGACCGGCGAGCACAAGGTTCTGGCGGTCGACATCCTTCATGATGTCGGCCGCTCATTGAACGCCGCCATCGACCTTGGGCAGATCGAAGGCGGGTTCCTGCAGGGCCAGGGGTGGCTCACCACGGAGGAGCTGGTGTGGGACAAGACCGGGCGCCTGCTCACGCATAGCCCCGCGACCTACAAGATCCCCACCGCCTCCGACCGACCCAAGCGGCTGCGGATCGACTTGTGGGATGGCGAGAATGCCGAGCCGACGATCAATCGCTCCAAGGCCGTGGGCGAGCCGCCGTTCATGCTGGCGATCTCCGTCTTCTCCGCGCTCAATCGTGCGATCGCCGCCACCAACCCCGACAAGCGCGACATGCCGCCGCTGAACGCCCCCGCCACGCCCCAGGCGATCCTCGCCGCCATTGCGAGGCATCGCCAAGGGTCGTTGGGCGCATGA
- the xdhC gene encoding xanthine dehydrogenase accessory protein XdhC yields the protein MTQWIGWLRHLPDRPTAMISLLATEGSAPRGAGTRMLVWAEGQEGTIGGGQLELRAIEQARAVLDLPRGTWRVQDYPLGPLLGQCCGGRVRLMVEHLDPAALDWLHDAEPGRMLETRLRDGAVTRAVHLRETATRQSARGERPVAGARMVEPVGERPRPLYLFGAGHVGQAIARHAVGLPFQLAWFDTRPEEAAIDGVTLVSEETVADCLADAPADAAVAILTHDHPLDYHLALAALSGKPLTFVGLIGSSTKIARFRSRLAADGVGEEALARLTAPIGLPGVRGKEPDVIAISVLAQLLTLRAE from the coding sequence ATGACCCAGTGGATCGGCTGGCTCCGCCATTTGCCCGACCGCCCTACGGCCATGATCTCGCTGCTCGCGACCGAGGGGTCCGCCCCGCGTGGCGCCGGCACCCGCATGCTGGTCTGGGCCGAGGGGCAGGAAGGCACGATTGGCGGCGGGCAGCTGGAGCTGCGCGCCATCGAGCAGGCGCGCGCGGTACTGGACCTGCCGCGCGGCACGTGGCGGGTGCAGGACTACCCGCTCGGGCCACTGCTCGGCCAGTGCTGCGGCGGGCGGGTGCGGCTGATGGTGGAGCATCTCGATCCAGCGGCGCTCGACTGGCTGCACGATGCCGAACCCGGCCGCATGCTGGAGACGCGGCTGCGCGATGGTGCGGTGACTCGCGCCGTACACTTGCGCGAGACCGCCACGCGCCAGTCCGCACGCGGCGAGCGGCCCGTTGCGGGTGCGCGCATGGTCGAACCGGTCGGCGAGCGCCCGCGCCCGTTGTACCTGTTCGGCGCCGGTCACGTCGGCCAGGCGATTGCCCGGCACGCCGTCGGCCTGCCCTTCCAGCTGGCCTGGTTCGACACCCGGCCCGAGGAGGCGGCGATCGACGGCGTGACCCTCGTGTCCGAGGAGACCGTGGCCGATTGCCTCGCCGACGCGCCGGCGGATGCGGCGGTGGCGATCCTGACGCACGACCATCCGCTCGACTACCACCTCGCGCTCGCGGCGCTGTCCGGCAAGCCGCTCACCTTCGTCGGCCTGATCGGCTCATCGACCAAGATCGCCCGCTTCCGCTCGCGCCTGGCCGCGGATGGCGTCGGCGAAGAGGCGCTCGCCCGCCTAACCGCACCGATCGGCCTTCCCGGCGTGCGCGGCAAGGAGCCGGATGTGATCGCGATCTCAGTGTTGGCGCAACTGCTGACGCTGAGGGCCGAGTGA
- the guaD gene encoding guanine deaminase, with amino-acid sequence MIHALRAELLSVPHDPRDHPHPMRHEADGLLVIEDGIVVARGRYAELSKRYPDVPTQTLPGLVVPGFIDAHVHYPQTDRIASHGEQLLDWLDRHIFPAEQAFADRAHADEVAGFFLDELLRNGTTSALVFPTVHEGSVDALFDAAQQRNMRVISGKVLMDRGPVGLRDTVASGRAESEALIRRWRGRGRLGYAVTPRFVLASSDAQLADAGALLAEHPDVLMHTHLAENVRECDAVAERFADAADYLDVYDRFRLVTARSVFAHGIHMSDRACAHLHHSGAGVAICPSSNLFLGSGFFNFGLNDRHKVRLGLGTDVGAGTSFSMLRTAGLAYQAALARCEALDPFRALYLATAGSAALLHIGDKVGALEPGQEADFLVLDPAATPLLARRTARADLADRLFALQILGDDRAVAATYVMGQRAWSRGT; translated from the coding sequence ATGATCCACGCCTTGCGCGCCGAGCTGCTCTCCGTCCCGCATGATCCTCGCGATCACCCCCACCCTATGCGCCACGAAGCCGACGGCTTGCTCGTCATCGAGGATGGCATTGTCGTCGCCCGCGGGCGCTACGCTGAGCTCTCCAAGCGCTACCCCGACGTCCCGACCCAAACCCTCCCCGGCCTCGTCGTCCCCGGCTTCATCGACGCGCACGTCCACTACCCTCAGACCGACCGCATCGCCTCGCACGGCGAGCAGTTGCTCGACTGGCTGGATCGCCACATCTTTCCCGCCGAACAGGCCTTCGCCGATCGCGCCCACGCCGACGAAGTCGCAGGGTTCTTTCTCGACGAACTGCTGCGCAACGGCACCACCAGTGCGCTGGTATTCCCGACCGTGCACGAGGGTTCGGTCGACGCGCTGTTCGACGCAGCGCAACAGCGCAACATGCGCGTGATCTCGGGCAAAGTACTGATGGACCGCGGCCCCGTAGGCCTGCGCGACACGGTGGCGAGCGGGCGGGCTGAGAGCGAAGCGCTGATCCGGCGCTGGCGCGGACGCGGCCGGCTGGGCTACGCAGTCACTCCTCGCTTCGTGCTCGCCTCCAGCGACGCACAGCTGGCGGACGCGGGCGCGTTGCTCGCCGAGCACCCGGACGTGCTGATGCATACGCACCTAGCCGAGAATGTTCGCGAATGCGACGCGGTCGCCGAGCGGTTCGCCGACGCCGCAGACTACCTCGACGTCTACGACCGCTTCCGCCTGGTGACCGCGCGTTCGGTCTTCGCACATGGCATCCACATGTCCGATCGGGCCTGCGCGCACTTGCACCACAGCGGCGCGGGGGTGGCGATATGCCCCAGCTCCAACTTGTTCCTGGGCTCGGGCTTCTTCAACTTCGGCCTGAACGATCGCCACAAGGTGCGCCTAGGCCTCGGCACCGACGTGGGTGCGGGCACTTCGTTCTCCATGCTGCGCACGGCGGGCCTCGCGTACCAGGCGGCGCTGGCGCGGTGCGAGGCGCTGGACCCGTTCCGGGCGCTGTATCTCGCGACCGCCGGTAGCGCCGCCCTGCTTCACATCGGCGACAAGGTCGGCGCGCTGGAGCCGGGGCAAGAAGCCGATTTCCTTGTGCTCGATCCCGCCGCCACGCCTTTGCTGGCGCGCCGCACCGCGCGAGCCGATCTCGCGGACCGGCTGTTCGCGTTGCAGATCCTGGGCGACGACCGCGCGGTGGCCGCCACGTACGTCATGGGCCAGCGCGCCTGGAGCCGAGGGACGTAA
- a CDS encoding NCS1 family nucleobase:cation symporter-1 has translation MHDQDDALWNADLAPTGPEQRTWRWYHFAALWVGMVVAVPTWMLASGLIEQGMSAVQATWTVLLGNVIILAPMLLIGHPGARYGVPFAVLVRASFGTTGARLPALARALVACGWYGIQTWIGGEALLTLLGIFLRQDLRGAVLPIVGIGAGQLLAFLVFWAVQLLFVRKGLLTIRRLETWTAPLKLLACAGLLWWAISAAGGLGPIFAQPSAFAPGGPKQGQFWAVFLPTLTAMVGFWGTLALNIPDFTRFARSQRDQAIGQTLGLPPTMGLIALISVMTTSATVVIYGKAIWDPVALAGTLSGPFVLLGLLVIAVDTVSCNIAANLVCSAYDFASIAPSRIDYRRGALITAAIGLFMMPWKLLESTQGYIFTWLTGYGALLGPIAGILIADYWMVRGTRLDVEGLYRVDGPYSYGNGWNGKALAALALGIAPNLPGFLAVSAPGVFSRVGSLWTGIYSYAWFVGVGVSLTSYALLMKARPAGTPAIGSA, from the coding sequence ATGCACGATCAAGACGACGCGCTCTGGAACGCCGACCTCGCGCCGACGGGGCCGGAGCAGCGCACTTGGCGCTGGTACCACTTCGCGGCGCTGTGGGTGGGCATGGTCGTCGCGGTCCCGACCTGGATGCTGGCGTCCGGGCTGATCGAGCAAGGCATGTCGGCCGTGCAGGCGACCTGGACGGTGCTGCTGGGCAACGTGATCATCCTGGCGCCGATGCTGCTGATCGGCCATCCCGGAGCGCGCTACGGCGTGCCGTTTGCAGTGCTGGTGCGCGCCTCGTTCGGCACCACCGGCGCGCGGCTGCCGGCGCTTGCCCGCGCGCTGGTCGCCTGCGGATGGTACGGCATCCAGACCTGGATCGGCGGCGAGGCGCTGCTGACGCTGCTCGGCATCTTCCTGCGCCAGGACTTGCGCGGTGCGGTCCTGCCGATCGTGGGTATCGGCGCCGGTCAACTGCTCGCCTTCCTGGTGTTCTGGGCGGTGCAGCTGCTGTTCGTGCGCAAGGGGCTGTTGACCATCCGGCGGCTGGAGACCTGGACCGCACCGCTCAAGCTGCTGGCCTGTGCCGGCTTGCTGTGGTGGGCGATCAGCGCTGCCGGAGGGCTCGGGCCGATCTTTGCGCAGCCCTCCGCCTTCGCGCCCGGCGGCCCGAAGCAGGGCCAGTTCTGGGCGGTGTTCCTGCCCACGCTGACCGCCATGGTCGGCTTCTGGGGAACGCTGGCGCTCAACATTCCGGACTTCACCCGCTTTGCGCGCAGCCAGCGCGACCAGGCCATCGGCCAGACACTCGGCCTTCCTCCCACGATGGGCCTGATCGCGCTGATCAGCGTGATGACCACGTCGGCGACGGTCGTGATCTACGGCAAGGCGATCTGGGACCCGGTCGCGCTCGCCGGCACGCTGAGCGGACCCTTCGTACTGCTCGGCCTACTGGTGATCGCGGTCGACACCGTCTCGTGCAACATCGCCGCCAACCTGGTGTGCTCGGCCTACGACTTCGCCTCGATCGCGCCCTCGCGCATCGACTATCGCCGCGGCGCGCTGATCACCGCGGCGATCGGCCTCTTCATGATGCCTTGGAAGCTGCTGGAGAGCACGCAAGGCTACATATTTACCTGGCTGACCGGCTACGGCGCGCTGCTGGGGCCGATCGCGGGCATCCTGATCGCCGACTACTGGATGGTGCGCGGCACGCGGCTGGACGTCGAGGGACTGTACCGCGTCGATGGCCCGTACAGCTACGGCAACGGCTGGAACGGCAAGGCGCTCGCGGCGCTGGCTCTCGGCATCGCGCCGAACCTGCCGGGGTTCCTGGCCGTCTCCGCGCCCGGAGTTTTCAGCCGCGTTGGCTCACTGTGGACCGGCATCTACAGCTACGCATGGTTCGTCGGCGTGGGTGTCTCGCTGACAAGCTATGCCTTGCTGATGAAGGCGCGGCCTGCCGGTACGCCGGCAATCGGTTCTGCTTGA
- a CDS encoding TIGR00730 family Rossman fold protein, protein MRICVYLGSSAGTLPIYRQAAEQFGTLLAKRGIGLVYGGGTVGLMGVIADAVCSAGGEVIGVIPEALRAREHDHQGISELHVVQTMHERKALMANLADGFVTLPGGIGTFEEMFEAWCWSQLGYHAKPVGLLDVGGFYSGLRDFIDHVVSQGFLQPRHRAMLLVEKDPEAMLDRIAGFVPPETEHWLGDKDV, encoded by the coding sequence ATGCGCATCTGCGTCTACTTGGGCTCCTCCGCCGGGACCCTACCGATCTATCGCCAAGCGGCCGAGCAGTTCGGTACCCTGCTGGCAAAGCGCGGCATCGGGCTGGTCTACGGCGGCGGCACGGTCGGCCTGATGGGCGTGATCGCCGATGCGGTCTGCTCCGCGGGCGGCGAAGTGATCGGCGTCATCCCCGAAGCGCTGCGCGCGCGTGAGCACGACCACCAGGGTATCAGCGAGCTCCACGTCGTCCAGACCATGCACGAGCGCAAGGCGCTGATGGCGAACCTTGCCGACGGCTTCGTGACGCTGCCCGGAGGCATCGGCACCTTCGAGGAGATGTTCGAGGCCTGGTGCTGGTCGCAGCTGGGATACCACGCCAAGCCCGTCGGACTGCTGGACGTGGGCGGTTTCTACTCGGGCTTGCGCGATTTCATCGACCATGTCGTGTCGCAAGGATTCCTCCAGCCGCGCCACCGCGCGATGCTGCTGGTGGAGAAGGATCCCGAGGCGATGCTCGACCGGATCGCGGGGTTCGTGCCACCCGAGACGGAGCACTGGCTTGGCGACAAGGACGTTTGA
- a CDS encoding phosphoribosyltransferase, whose protein sequence is MSETAEPDLYYLEYYEEFLAKVRLLSRKIRESDWAPEFVIGVGRGGLVPAVYISHQLDLPMLSIDHSSRVPGFADELLAKIATMSAEGSRLLFVDDINDSGSTITYIRELLVGNGCAAENLRFAVLINNSGSRAQVDYWTDAIDRAEDKRWFVFPWESVSSKEVLLEEALSVPERLS, encoded by the coding sequence ATGAGCGAAACGGCAGAACCCGACCTCTACTACCTGGAATACTACGAGGAGTTCCTCGCCAAAGTTCGCCTGCTTTCGCGCAAGATCCGCGAAAGCGACTGGGCGCCGGAATTCGTGATCGGCGTGGGCCGGGGCGGGTTGGTGCCGGCGGTCTACATTTCGCACCAGCTCGACTTGCCGATGCTCTCGATCGACCACTCCTCGCGCGTGCCGGGCTTTGCCGACGAACTGCTTGCCAAGATCGCGACCATGAGCGCCGAAGGATCGCGGCTGCTGTTCGTGGACGACATCAACGACAGTGGCAGCACCATCACCTACATTCGCGAGTTGCTGGTGGGGAACGGCTGCGCGGCGGAGAACCTGCGCTTTGCCGTACTGATCAACAACTCGGGCTCGCGCGCGCAAGTCGATTACTGGACCGACGCGATCGATCGGGCCGAGGACAAGCGCTGGTTCGTGTTCCCGTGGGAATCGGTCAGCTCGAAGGAGGTCCTGTTGGAGGAAGCGCTGTCCGTGCCGGAGCGCCTGTCCTGA
- a CDS encoding LysR family transcriptional regulator: protein MPAFSRFLRYFMAVGRLGSIRRAADELNVSASAIARQILNVEAEIGAPLFERLPSGLRLTAAGEIMMAAGGRWQKNMLDVRAQIEDLRGLKRGHVEMAVIDALAKGAIPAAIRSIKTRYPGITIGVRVLENEAVRKAVADGEVDFGILFEPHSYRDLTVRAFVEVVLGFVTPPDHPLAGTGETRFSACLGEPLIVPGEPLAVSQQIAVLEGATGMAAERAAISDNIQMITSLVLERVGIGILTSLDVKTEVEAGVLSFTRISDALLRPMTLALCTAAARTPSYAAGIVLGEIENGFAQLSYAGPG, encoded by the coding sequence ATGCCGGCATTCTCACGCTTTCTGCGCTACTTCATGGCGGTGGGTCGGCTCGGCTCGATCCGGCGTGCGGCCGACGAGCTGAACGTCTCAGCCTCGGCGATCGCGCGTCAGATCCTGAACGTCGAGGCCGAGATTGGCGCGCCCTTGTTCGAGCGCTTGCCCTCGGGCTTGCGGCTGACGGCCGCGGGCGAGATCATGATGGCGGCGGGCGGGCGCTGGCAGAAGAACATGCTCGACGTGCGCGCGCAGATCGAGGACTTGCGCGGGCTGAAACGCGGCCATGTCGAGATGGCGGTGATCGATGCGCTGGCGAAGGGCGCGATCCCCGCCGCGATCCGCTCGATCAAGACGCGCTATCCGGGCATCACCATCGGCGTGCGCGTGCTGGAGAACGAGGCCGTGCGCAAGGCGGTGGCAGACGGCGAGGTTGACTTCGGCATTCTGTTCGAACCGCACTCCTATCGCGACCTGACGGTGCGCGCTTTCGTCGAGGTGGTGCTGGGCTTCGTCACGCCGCCCGACCACCCGCTTGCGGGTACGGGCGAGACGCGCTTCTCGGCTTGCCTGGGCGAGCCGTTGATAGTGCCCGGTGAGCCGCTGGCGGTTTCGCAGCAGATCGCGGTGCTGGAAGGCGCGACGGGAATGGCGGCCGAGCGCGCGGCGATCTCCGACAACATCCAGATGATCACCTCGCTAGTTCTGGAGCGGGTCGGCATCGGCATTCTCACCTCGCTAGACGTCAAGACCGAGGTGGAGGCGGGCGTGCTCTCCTTCACGCGCATCTCGGACGCCCTGCTGCGGCCGATGACCCTGGCGCTTTGCACCGCCGCCGCGCGGACGCCGTCCTATGCGGCTGGGATCGTGCTGGGGGAGATCGAGAACGGGTTTGCGCAGCTGAGCTATGCCGGTCCCGGGTGA